The DNA window AATTGTTCCCGCCGAACGAGCCATCTGCGCGCCTTTGCCGGGACGAAGCTCAATGTTATGAATTTCTGTTCCAAGCGGGATACGCGATAGCGGCATGGCATTGCCGATTTTGATGTCCGCCATATCGCCGGAGACGAGCATATCGTTCACCACGACCCCAGCCGGGGCAATAATATAACGCTTTTCTCCGTCAACATAATGCAGCAGAGCCAAACGAGCCGAGCGATTCGGATCGTATTCAATTGAGGCGACACGCGCTGGAATATCTTTTTTGTTCCGCTTAAAGTCAATGATGCGGTAGTTGCGCTTGTGTCCACCGCCTCTCTGCCAAGCTGTGATGTGACCGTTGTTATTTCGGCCTCCGGTTCTACGAAGCGGTTCAACAAGCGACTTCTCCGGAACCGAGGAGGTTATCTCTTCGAATGTTGAGATAGCGCGAAACCGCTGAGAGGGTGTCAAGGGACGGAATTTTTTAATCGGCATCTTCTTTTACTCTGTCGTCTCTTACGCGTTTTCAAAGATCGCAATGGTCTGATCTTTTTTCAGTTTCACAATGGCTTTTTTCCAAGTCGGCGTCTTGCCGGCAAAACGTCCCATGCGTCGAATCTTACCCGGGACAATCGTCGTGCGGACATCTACAACTTTTACCTTGAAGGCGGCTTCGATTGCTTCCTTGATGAGAAACTTGTTGGCTTTCTTATCGACTTCAAAAACATACTCATTGTTGTCCGCTTTGAGCTGGGTTGTGCGCTCGGTAGTGATATGGCTTTTGATGATTCTTCGCGGATCACTAATCATGCGAACACCTCTTCGGCTTTCTCAAGGCCGGCTTTGGTAAAGACGATATAATCGGCATGGAGCAGTTCGTATCCATTGGCCAATGCGGCGCGGCCATAACGTATCCCCGGAAGATTCCGGCATGAATACCACAGCTTTTCATTTCGGCCTTCATCAAGGATAATGCACTTCTTTCCGGCAAGCGAGAGCTTGGAGAGCATCGCTACAATTGATTTCGTCTTAAACTCAGCCATTTCAATCTTATC is part of the Candidatus Zixiibacteriota bacterium genome and encodes:
- the rplB gene encoding 50S ribosomal protein L2, which codes for MPIKKFRPLTPSQRFRAISTFEEITSSVPEKSLVEPLRRTGGRNNNGHITAWQRGGGHKRNYRIIDFKRNKKDIPARVASIEYDPNRSARLALLHYVDGEKRYIIAPAGVVVNDMLVSGDMADIKIGNAMPLSRIPLGTEIHNIELRPGKGAQMARSAGTIVQLVAKEGAKVTLKMPSGEVRTVSALCYATIGQVSNIDHKNLVLGKAGASRWRGRRPSVRGVVMNPVDHPMGGGEGRSSGGRHPTTPWGKKTKGLKTRKKRKSLDHLIEDRRKKKSK
- the rplW gene encoding 50S ribosomal protein L23, whose amino-acid sequence is MISDPRRIIKSHITTERTTQLKADNNEYVFEVDKKANKFLIKEAIEAAFKVKVVDVRTTIVPGKIRRMGRFAGKTPTWKKAIVKLKKDQTIAIFENA